The sequence AGACTAATTTATATAGAGAAAAGAGGTTGGTGGCATGAGTCTGGTACCAATGGTTGTGGAAACGACAAGTCGGGGAGAACGCTCATACGATATCTATTCCAGATTGCTGAAGGATCGCATCATTTTCCTGAGTAGTGCGATTGACGATGATGTCGCCAATCTGGTTATAGCTCAATTGCTATTTCTTGCAGCAGATGACCCTGAAAAGGACATTCACTTGTACCTCAACTCGCCCGGTGGTTCTGTAACAGCCGGTATGGGTATATATGATACAATGCAATATATCAAACCGGATGTTTCAACGATTTGTGTGGGTATGGCAGCAAGTATGGGATCACTGCTGTTGACAGCTGGGGCTCCAGGTAAAAGATTTGCTCTAACCAACGCTGAAGTGATGATTCATCAGCCGCTTGGCGGAGTTCAGGGTCAAGCATCCGATATTCGTATTCATACGGACTGGATTATCAAGACCAAACAGAAACTCAATCAGATTTATGTAGAACGCACAGGTCAGACCCTTGAAAAAATCGAACGGGATACAGACCGTGATAACTTCATGAGCGCGGAAGAAGCCAAGGAATACGGGCTTATTGATCAAGTACTTTCTTCACCGATCAAATCTTAAAGGGGTGGTTAGATGTTTAAATTTAATGATGAAAAAGGTCAGCTGAAATGTTCCTTCTGCGGCAAATCACAAGAGCAGGTTCGTAAGCTTGTAGCAGGACCAGGCGTTTATATATGTGACGAATGTATCGAATTGTGCACTGAAATTGTGGAAGAAGAGCTTGGATCTGAGGAAGAACTGGATCTTAAGGATATTCCGAAACCAATGGAGATTCGCAATATTCTCGATCAATATGTAATCGGCCAAGAACAGGCGAAG comes from Paenibacillus sp. 19GGS1-52 and encodes:
- the clpP gene encoding ATP-dependent Clp endopeptidase proteolytic subunit ClpP codes for the protein MSLVPMVVETTSRGERSYDIYSRLLKDRIIFLSSAIDDDVANLVIAQLLFLAADDPEKDIHLYLNSPGGSVTAGMGIYDTMQYIKPDVSTICVGMAASMGSLLLTAGAPGKRFALTNAEVMIHQPLGGVQGQASDIRIHTDWIIKTKQKLNQIYVERTGQTLEKIERDTDRDNFMSAEEAKEYGLIDQVLSSPIKS